One window of Candidatus Phytoplasma solani genomic DNA carries:
- a CDS encoding AAA family ATPase encodes MKLSTKIYLSFLAIFSLILIVLFIVGLTKSPSTPIPNQNPTIQPPTNQKELNPKDKEDLAKLQARLQELEKSNQKNIENSKKLKEEDNILSQKINSNLTKINTLNQEINNLNNQLEEKTKQLNNKETNLTDEEKKKLKTDLNNLNQEISNLTQQRDNINNETKPLTKKRIEITQSQLTNHNTIQETNSEINKTTNFKDIYEKINILQKAINYNNANKELIKEQITKNQDNPQEIQNLKSYDLFLDDQLIQFEKQIKQLNNEIEIIKNPNTPKLEKKKVMFKDVYGMEREKEELEDLIYYFKDDNNDLVNYDKIKPKGYLLYGPPGTGKTFLMKALCNESGAYFIEFEPSKLDKTYIGEGTEEWENIWKDAQNHNKTIIFIDEISGLANREDKNVNNTSKNIINNMLTKLDGFNSADKKIVLMGSTNHLGQIDKALRSRFSKEIKIDLIKDEEIEGFLEFLTTPYQISYHTYLHLKEIATRCKGKNYSNRVLTTIINEAYNKTNKYKSMNPIHEVMLPSDLEEVMDVKQGINKDITDIKKRRKECEDQYEAWKKGIIKYLKPPKDRRMIKRTYTFYGLAGLGKGKHPEHEPTDLAPFVKNPFDNWYEKGYTVDEFRGFHTKRQHKDSQFDDHMLVDPSNHYIELNYEGPKWLLEEDKDFFMDEVNCPTNKSRPEGSLINKTYYLHFNPKQAYITLYTQKHNTKENK; translated from the coding sequence ATGAAACTTTCAACCAAAATATATCTTAGTTTTTTAGCAATATTTAGTTTAATTCTAATTGTTTTATTTATTGTTGGATTAACCAAATCACCATCCACACCCATTCCCAACCAAAATCCAACAATACAACCCCCAACAAACCAAAAAGAACTAAATCCCAAAGATAAAGAAGATCTTGCCAAATTACAAGCTCGTTTACAAGAATTAGAAAAAAGTAATCAAAAAAATATAGAAAACTCAAAAAAATTAAAAGAAGAAGACAACATTTTATCACAAAAAATCAATTCTAATTTAACAAAGATAAACACTTTAAATCAAGAAATAAATAACCTCAATAACCAATTAGAAGAAAAAACCAAACAATTAAACAACAAAGAAACTAACTTAACTGACGAAGAAAAAAAGAAATTAAAAACTGATTTAAACAACTTAAATCAAGAAATCTCTAATTTAACTCAACAACGCGATAACATCAATAATGAAACAAAACCACTAACTAAAAAACGAATAGAAATCACACAATCTCAATTAACCAACCACAACACAATTCAAGAAACTAACTCAGAAATAAATAAAACTACCAATTTTAAAGATATTTATGAAAAAATCAACATCTTACAAAAAGCAATTAATTACAATAACGCAAACAAAGAATTAATAAAAGAACAAATAACTAAAAATCAGGATAATCCCCAAGAAATCCAAAACTTAAAAAGCTATGATTTATTCTTAGACGATCAATTAATTCAATTCGAAAAACAAATTAAACAGCTAAACAATGAAATTGAAATAATTAAAAACCCAAATACACCCAAACTTGAAAAAAAGAAAGTTATGTTTAAAGATGTATATGGAATGGAAAGAGAAAAAGAAGAATTAGAAGATTTAATTTATTATTTTAAAGATGATAACAATGATTTAGTAAATTATGACAAAATTAAACCAAAAGGATACTTATTATATGGTCCCCCAGGAACAGGAAAAACCTTTTTAATGAAAGCTTTATGCAACGAAAGCGGAGCTTATTTTATTGAATTTGAACCATCTAAATTAGACAAAACATATATTGGAGAAGGAACCGAAGAATGGGAAAACATCTGGAAAGATGCGCAAAATCACAATAAAACTATTATCTTCATTGATGAAATAAGCGGACTTGCTAATAGAGAAGATAAAAACGTTAACAACACAAGCAAAAATATAATCAATAATATGTTAACTAAATTAGATGGTTTTAATAGCGCTGACAAAAAAATAGTTTTAATGGGCTCAACAAACCACCTCGGCCAAATTGATAAAGCTTTAAGAAGTAGATTTTCCAAAGAAATAAAAATTGATTTAATAAAAGACGAAGAAATTGAAGGTTTCTTGGAATTCTTAACAACCCCTTATCAAATTAGTTATCATACTTACCTTCATTTAAAAGAAATTGCAACAAGATGCAAAGGTAAAAACTATTCTAACCGTGTTTTAACAACTATTATTAATGAAGCTTACAATAAAACTAATAAATATAAATCAATGAATCCAATTCATGAAGTAATGTTGCCGTCCGACTTAGAAGAAGTGATGGATGTAAAACAAGGCATCAATAAAGATATAACCGATATTAAAAAACGTAGAAAAGAATGCGAAGACCAATATGAAGCATGGAAAAAAGGAATAATCAAATACCTCAAACCCCCCAAAGACCGAAGAATGATTAAAAGAACCTACACCTTCTACGGATTAGCTGGATTAGGTAAAGGAAAACACCCCGAACACGAACCAACCGACCTCGCGCCATTCGTCAAAAACCCATTCGACAATTGGTATGAAAAAGGTTATACAGTAGATGAGTTTCGCGGTTTCCACACAAAAAGACAACATAAAGACTCACAATTTGACGACCATATGCTTGTAGATCCATCAAATCACTACATAGAACTAAACTACGAAGGCCCTAAATGGTTACTCGAAGAAGACAAAGACTTTTTCATGGATGAAGTAAATTGTCCTACAAATAAAAGTCGACCTGAAGGCTCTTTGATAAACAAAACCTACTACCTCCACTTCAACCCCAAACAAGCCTACATCACCCTATACACTCAAAAACACAACACAAAAGAAAATAAATAA
- a CDS encoding YqaJ viral recombinase family protein: MQIKNLNQRTKLWYQHRKKYINASEIGSITGNDKFRTLEQLIHDKIFGTTFTSNKYTEHGNKTEPLARSFFEKTTKLNFPDTIFTDDKTKMFSSSLDGYNSKTNTLLEIKCPYVDENNKTSASWNGFFSNKEVPINYWAQVQCQLYCSQAKFAYFLVYFDDINFHVVRIYQDKTFIPKMIADSKKYLNLLNKAKEELAKTTYLKKLTKIK; this comes from the coding sequence ATGCAAATCAAAAATTTAAATCAACGCACCAAATTATGGTACCAACACCGTAAAAAATACATCAATGCATCTGAAATAGGAAGTATCACTGGAAATGATAAATTTAGAACCTTAGAACAATTAATACATGACAAAATATTTGGAACAACTTTTACTTCCAACAAATACACCGAACACGGCAACAAAACTGAACCCCTAGCACGTAGTTTCTTTGAAAAAACAACTAAACTAAATTTCCCTGATACCATCTTTACTGACGATAAAACAAAAATGTTTTCATCCTCTCTTGATGGATATAATTCTAAAACTAACACTTTGTTAGAAATAAAATGTCCTTATGTGGATGAAAACAATAAAACATCTGCATCTTGGAACGGCTTTTTTTCAAATAAAGAAGTCCCCATTAACTACTGGGCCCAAGTTCAATGCCAATTATATTGTAGTCAAGCTAAATTTGCTTACTTTTTGGTTTATTTTGATGACATAAACTTTCATGTTGTCCGCATTTATCAAGATAAAACCTTCATCCCTAAAATGATTGCTGATAGTAAAAAATATTTAAATCTTCTAAATAAAGCAAAAGAAGAACTAGCTAAAACTACTTATTTAAAAAAACTAACTAAAATTAAGTAA
- a CDS encoding HU family DNA-binding protein — translation MNKKELIRKIAEVNKTSITKTEEFYNSFEYALKMAITSNAEVVLSPQIGKFILKSRKAHIGRNPKTGKKLKIPAKTVVTFKLSKTIKDEVKKLELN, via the coding sequence ATGAATAAAAAAGAATTAATTAGAAAAATAGCTGAGGTAAATAAAACCTCAATCACAAAAACCGAGGAATTTTATAACTCATTTGAGTATGCTTTAAAGATGGCAATAACATCCAACGCAGAAGTGGTTTTATCCCCACAAATCGGCAAATTCATCTTAAAATCAAGAAAAGCCCACATAGGAAGAAATCCTAAAACTGGAAAAAAACTAAAAATACCTGCCAAAACAGTAGTCACTTTTAAACTTTCTAAAACCATCAAAGATGAAGTTAAGAAACTAGAATTAAATTAA
- a CDS encoding DUF2963 domain-containing protein, producing the protein MQTIKKETTNEYGYKGIQELDPQSNKVIKQTTFHSDNTTIWYIEEFDPQTEYQTKQTWYGSDGKIEAIANYNPQTGYQTKETYYGSNGKTISSIDEYDPKTGYQTKKTEYNSNSTTIDYIIEYNPKTNKPIKQTTFRPNGTTIWYITEYNPQTGNETKSTYYKSDGTIEEVENFPEDDDDHECNCEYCGY; encoded by the coding sequence ATGCAAACAATAAAAAAAGAAACAACCAACGAATATGGTTACAAAGGAATCCAAGAACTAGACCCCCAATCAAATAAAGTAATCAAACAAACCACATTCCATTCCGACAATACAACAATTTGGTACATCGAAGAATTCGATCCTCAAACAGAATACCAAACCAAACAAACCTGGTACGGTTCTGATGGTAAAATCGAAGCCATCGCCAACTACAATCCTCAAACAGGATACCAAACCAAAGAAACCTATTACGGCTCCAATGGTAAAACAATTAGTTCCATCGACGAATATGACCCCAAAACAGGATACCAAACCAAAAAAACCGAATACAACTCCAATAGCACAACAATCGACTACATCATCGAATACAATCCTAAAACAAATAAACCAATCAAACAAACCACATTCCGCCCCAACGGCACAACAATTTGGTACATCACCGAATACAACCCCCAAACAGGAAACGAAACCAAATCAACCTACTACAAATCCGACGGCACAATTGAAGAGGTTGAAAATTTTCCCGAAGATGATGACGACCACGAATGCAATTGCGAATATTGTGGTTATTAA
- a CDS encoding DUF2963 domain-containing protein: MNIIKETTNKYGYRIIKETNSQNQLIKVIAFRPNTETIWHITEYNPQTGNETKSTYYKSDGTTIWHIDEFDPKTGTKTKETWYNSDGKTLHSITKYDLETGKKIKHTSYKEDGEFLFIAKYDPKTGNQIKYTSYGIHASTISCITEYNPQTGNETKETWYNSDGKTIDHIYEYDPFLKRTYYHDDGKTIWYIIEFNPYNSMYTRKIIKTSLDDYNNENVCLIELSKKKINKKEN; encoded by the coding sequence ATGAATATAATCAAAGAAACAACCAACAAATATGGTTATAGAATAATCAAAGAAACTAATTCACAAAACCAATTAATCAAAGTAATCGCATTCCGCCCCAACACCGAAACAATTTGGCACATCACCGAATACAACCCCCAAACAGGAAACGAAACCAAATCAACCTACTACAAATCCGACGGCACAACAATTTGGCACATCGACGAATTCGACCCAAAAACAGGAACCAAAACCAAAGAAACCTGGTACAACTCCGACGGAAAAACACTTCATTCCATCACCAAATACGACCTTGAAACAGGTAAAAAAATCAAACACACCAGCTACAAAGAAGATGGTGAATTCCTTTTCATCGCCAAATACGACCCCAAAACAGGTAATCAAATCAAATACACCAGCTACGGCATTCATGCCTCAACCATTAGTTGCATCACCGAATACAACCCCCAAACAGGAAACGAAACCAAAGAAACCTGGTACAACTCCGACGGAAAAACAATCGACCACATCTACGAATACGACCCTTTCCTCAAAAGAACCTATTACCACGATGACGGTAAGACAATTTGGTATATCATCGAATTCAACCCTTATAATTCAATGTATACAAGAAAAATAATTAAGACATCTCTTGATGATTATAACAATGAAAATGTTTGTTTAATTGAATTATCAAAGAAGAAAATAAATAAAAAGGAGAATTAA